The segment TAAAGTTTCAATTGTTATATTCTGTTTTGTTTATTGGTTTGACAAAGTATGCAACTGGATCCTAGAGGACTTTACCTACGGGGAATTTTACCACTTGATAAGAAGGCAATTGCTATCATATATTTAGTTGCCTTCAAAATAAGTATTTTTTATAAGTATCTAAATGATTATTATTCTTTGTAATTATATTAGAATATAGGCGAATTACACGTTTTGCCAATAACTTTTGTAtttgttttaacttttaataagTTTCGTAGTGTTTCTGAATCAACACATGTTCTTTAACGTTAACGTCCATCTTCTTGAATTGTCTTAAATTAAAATTGTTCTTCTAAATCCATGTCTAATGATGAACATGTCCTCATCTTCTTTATTGTTCATATCTTTCATCTTTATGTTAAAAACCTTAAGCCCTAACATTAATTTGTATATGACAAAAAAAAGTTTAACCAAACatcgtataaatatatttttagaagtataaatacgcattttatgttttttagaaatataaagacatattttaaaaatattaatatatttttgatATCAGGTTAACCTAAAAGCCTGTTACTAcagataacaaaaaaaaaaaaaacttgacaaACTTTAggtattaatgaaaaaaaaacaacaaaaattgaAGAACTTAAGAACTTTCATATCCCTACTATATAAGCCTAAATATAAGTTTTTTTAGAACGACAAATATAAATAATCAACCACACagactttttttattttattttaaccaTTGTAGTGAATTGTGTTTTATATCAACAATACCAACTACTTATATTGTATTAAATGTAATTTTTAGAGTTTTATGTTTTACTCATCACCTCTCTTTTTTTAATAATGTTAAATTACTTCCTTATTTTTCTTTAAGctttataaatttattattttttgattaattattttttaatctCCACTATTGGATATTAAGTTcgatcatattattattattattattattattattattattattattataaatatcacatatgtttaaaattaataaattagatGTTATGGTGATATATtgtttttatttagttttattgTAAATTacgttttaattttataaatattacataTGCTTAAAAATAACAAGCTAGATAAAGgtgatttataaaatatttaataaagataaaataaattgattaattatataaaaataaactttttaaaaatggTTGATGATTAGAGAGGATTTAAAcaatgttgtaaaaatcgttGAACGGTAACTCGACGGTCAACTGGTGTTAAAGGATTAATCGGTTTTGACGGAGATTAATCGGGaaccatagattattaataaaatattaaaattaataaaatattaatatatcttaagaaaaataaatacatcaaaattagaaaataagaaaatttgtaatttgaaaatacaaaattatggacattttgatataatatttgaaattttgaaattttaaaaatttgaaaatttgaaagttttggagtaaaaaaatttgattttttgaaatttttaagtattttttttgacttttttattttcgttgaccgattaatcccgccaaacccgattaatcATAAATTTCCGATTAATATTCTAATCCTCAATGGTTGGAAAACGCCAAacgattaatcccgatttctgcaaccatggatttaaattaataatattttattcGATAAAGATGGTGAAAATATGACGTGACAAATCAAGAAAAACTATATAATAAGTCGTTGGTTGAAGATACCGGGAAAATTACAACAATGCAAACTATCTCCAACAATAGTTAAACTAGTAAAACAAATTGTCTTCACACATAATCATTCATTCACCAATCTCAAAAACAGGATGTCTTACATGAGAAGATGACTTATCACATTTATCTTTGCATAGAGAAATCACTCGTTTTTTGTTGCTTGATGCCCCAAGATTATTTGCAGCTAGAATCACTCCATTTCCAACACCACTACATTTCCTCAGATCCTTTAAGCTTCTAACACTTGTCACTGTTGGAGGAGTCTCTGGTGCATACTTTGGCACTTGTGGTCTTGGGTTGACTGAAGTCACTTCATCGTAAACAGAAAAGTACTTCTTGATAATAcccgaaactgaaactgatactgattcAAATGAATAAGCATCCGATCCTTGTTTATGTTCATTTTCCCTTTTCTTTATTCTTGATAAACCGTTATGAACAACTACTTGTGATTGTGGGGTTGATGGGATTTTCTTGTTTAAAGGGTATGCTTCTGTGTATAAAAACCATGTTCCTTTGGAACCTTGGAAAGCATGCTTTATGGGCATTGATTCAGGCAAGTGATAAAAGTAAGACTTCTTCTTGATCTGGTTAATAACAAGatgaaatttttaataataagcatataacaagaggtaACACAAGAGCTTAATTAGCTATACCATCAATCCATTGACTTTAATATTTCCTATTCCAGGGTAGCAATCTGAATGTATGCTCTCAAATTTTCCTACATAAATCAAGATCACCATGAACAACTAGAAGATCGGATA is part of the Lactuca sativa cultivar Salinas chromosome 7, Lsat_Salinas_v11, whole genome shotgun sequence genome and harbors:
- the LOC111907970 gene encoding uncharacterized protein LOC111907970, with protein sequence MGSDSRAIEIEVPVFIDTSLGTRIAISVSPHLTAAEFKRKFESIHSDCYPGIGNIKVNGLMIKKKSYFYHLPESMPIKHAFQGSKGTWFLYTEAYPLNKKIPSTPQSQVVVHNGLSRIKKRENEHKQGSDAYSFESVSVSVSGIIKKYFSVYDEVTSVNPRPQVPKYAPETPPTVTSVRSLKDLRKCSGVGNGVILAANNLGASSNKKRVISLCKDKCDKSSSHVRHPVFEIGE